The Deinococcus hopiensis KR-140 sequence CTGGGTATGGGTGGGGTTGAAGCCGCCGGGAACCTGCCGCTGGCGAATCACCGTAACCTCGCCCGCGCCCAGGCGGGGCGTCGCCAGGGGCGTGACCCGGTTGCCATTGGGGGTATCTACCGTATGTTGCTGCTTGGTACGAAGAATATGCATGGGAGCCTCCTGGCTGGCCTGCAGGCCGAACCACCCAAATGGTAAAGTAACCTGTCCAAATGGTCAAGGAGGTTGACCAAAAATGGAGAATGGACCCGATCCCGCTGCCCTTGAACAGGCCCGGCAGGCCCATGTGGGCCGCCGCCTGCACCGCGCGGCCCGCGCATACAACGTGCTGGCTCTCGAACAACTTCATGCGCGGGGGCATACGGCCCTGAGCCTGGCCCACACCAACCTGCTGCCCCACCTGGGGACGGAGGGCACGCGCATCGTCACGCTGGCCGAGCGGGCCGGGATGACGAAGCAGGCCGCCAGTCAGCTGGTAGGCGAACTGGAAACCTGCGGATACGTGGAACGCCGCCCCGATCCGGCAGACGGACGGGCCACCCGGATTCAGTTCACAGCTTCCGGCTGGCAGTACTTGCTCGACGCCCAGGAGGTCAAGCGGGCCATTGAGGCCGAGTACCGCGCCCGGCTGGGAGAGGATCTGTGGAACAACCTGAACGAGGCCCTGGAGCAGCTGAACGCGATGGACGGCGACGGGAACAGGTAGTGCCCTGGTTCTAGACCAGCATCACGCCCTGGGTCCGCAGCTGGTTGCCCATGTTGCGGAAGGTCTGACGAATCAGGCCCTGAAGGCGGCCGTCCAAGGAGCGTCCCCCAACTTTCGCCACCGGCCCGCTGAGGCTGGCTTCACCGTTCCAGTCCAGTCGGGTGGTGCCGCCGCCGTTGTCCACCACCGTGGCCCCAGCGTTCAGCTCCACATTGCTGCCCAGGCCGCCACCCCGCACCCGCACCCGCACGTGCTGGGCCGAGGCGTCGGGAAAGACCTCCACGCGCAGCTTGAACTTGCCGCGCAGCATCCCGACGCCCACCTGCACGCTCGCCTCGGCGGCTCCCTCGCCCCGCGCGTCCACGTCCTGCACGTGGGGCAGGCAGCGTGCCACCCGCGCCGCGTCGCACACAAAGGCCCACACCACGCCGGGGGGGGCCTGAATCTGTTCCTGTCCTGTCTGATTGAAGTTCATACTGCACCTCCTGAAAGCCGCTCTATTGTGCCGCACCGGTTCCCTGCCGAGGGGGTGCGGTTTTGCATTGAGGTGGCCTTCAGGGCCTTCGTGCAGAGGAACCGACCGGAACCCGTCTCGGGGAGTCCAGTCCAGGCCTGCTCCGGGATATTCGCGTTGGAGGTGCCCGTTTAGTCCCCGGACTGCACGGGGAAAAGACCCGTCAGCGCGGGAAACAGTTCGCGCACCCGTTCCTGCGCGGCGTGCCGGGCGGCCTCTTCCCGCGCGATCAACCGGGCCCGTTCGTAACGCAGCAGCGCCGGCTCAGCATGTAGCAGCGCGAGGACCAACTCGGCGTCCTGCAGACGTCCCAGCGCTTTAAGCACCTCGGTCAGGACGGGCGGCACCTGACCGAGCAGCTCCAGCGTGTAGCGGTAGCGCTTGAGCCGTTTTCGCCAGTCGTGCCACGCCTGGGGCTCGCCGCCGTTCAGCGCGGCCTGGCCCTGTTTCAGCAGGTGTCGCCCGTCCCGCTCGGCGAGGTGGCGGGCCTCTTTCCTCCAGCCGCTTTTCAGGTCGAAGCCGCGGGGCCGCTCGGGCCAGACGGTCTGTGCCAGCAGGCGGGAGCGGCGCTCGGCCCAGGTTTGATCGAAGTA is a genomic window containing:
- a CDS encoding MarR family winged helix-turn-helix transcriptional regulator encodes the protein MENGPDPAALEQARQAHVGRRLHRAARAYNVLALEQLHARGHTALSLAHTNLLPHLGTEGTRIVTLAERAGMTKQAASQLVGELETCGYVERRPDPADGRATRIQFTASGWQYLLDAQEVKRAIEAEYRARLGEDLWNNLNEALEQLNAMDGDGNR
- a CDS encoding SRPBCC family protein, giving the protein MNFNQTGQEQIQAPPGVVWAFVCDAARVARCLPHVQDVDARGEGAAEASVQVGVGMLRGKFKLRVEVFPDASAQHVRVRVRGGGLGSNVELNAGATVVDNGGGTTRLDWNGEASLSGPVAKVGGRSLDGRLQGLIRQTFRNMGNQLRTQGVMLV
- a CDS encoding CHAD domain-containing protein is translated as MKATWDELCAGDEVAVHEARKLSRRAQAELRVSDAGGRKRRAWRDLRRAAAPLRDHDVTGEHLRAALTELGVEDSTLAYFDQTWAERRSRLLAQTVWPERPRGFDLKSGWRKEARHLAERDGRHLLKQGQAALNGGEPQAWHDWRKRLKRYRYTLELLGQVPPVLTEVLKALGRLQDAELVLALLHAEPALLRYERARLIAREEAARHAAQERVRELFPALTGLFPVQSGD